In the genome of Oceanispirochaeta sp. M1, one region contains:
- a CDS encoding sensor histidine kinase, whose protein sequence is MKRRRTIPFRIYMILLFIVVGMISLLLVSSFVFFYRLPQLEKQNEQSISQASEALAGRSELMLGSVLEKLRLFAVSSNFLTQEEMSHVVDDLIEQNEDIQAILLLDENGIVVSAAIKGPAYQSGGTMIGSDMSYNPLYLEAIDLGRPVWSDQYLSLLAGATTIGVAVPGGHYTAIAEVSIDYLLSTIRLAVGNLNLDVWVIDKRGEVVVDTEKIYTPGVDNLFGIDFVQQASRESITILDVSFKGVRYNIASSLSDSLGWIFLVRMPAGLAHPDIYSRITDMFILIIIQGLFIVVITPFAANPLSRSMKDLADYAAELSSFKVQAPWVYQSVSEINSLADNLKFMADEVQQRETSLRDLNHELEVRVIRRTRELRVANKDLNISLRDLNMMKDELVESEKLSALGALVAGVSHELNTPLGNALMAVSTMNDRHEEFKKIREGELTVNDLEDYKEHIGTGLAISQRNLEKAAELVRSFKQVAVDQTSSKRRSFSLDEMLSELLLTLQPLIKRTPIKIVRNFQMGIDMNSYPGILGQIITNLITNAVEHGFNGKYKGEIFLFSEQESPDEVLIRVQDNGRGMSESVCRKIFEPFYTTRQGHGGTGLGLSIAFNGARQVLGGSLEAESELGKGSTFTLRLPVNAPQLVDE, encoded by the coding sequence GTGAAAAGGCGCAGAACAATACCTTTTCGAATTTATATGATTCTACTGTTTATTGTAGTCGGCATGATATCTCTCCTTCTGGTTTCGTCATTTGTTTTTTTCTACAGACTGCCTCAGCTTGAAAAACAGAATGAACAGTCTATTTCTCAAGCATCAGAAGCCCTGGCAGGAAGGTCAGAGCTGATGTTGGGTTCTGTCCTTGAAAAATTGAGATTATTTGCAGTAAGCAGTAATTTTCTGACTCAGGAAGAAATGAGTCATGTTGTTGATGATCTTATTGAGCAGAATGAAGATATTCAGGCTATTTTGTTACTTGATGAAAACGGAATAGTTGTTTCGGCAGCCATTAAGGGACCTGCCTACCAGAGTGGTGGCACAATGATAGGCAGTGATATGTCCTACAACCCCCTTTACCTTGAGGCAATAGATCTCGGCCGGCCTGTATGGAGTGATCAGTATCTTTCTCTGCTGGCAGGTGCTACCACTATAGGGGTAGCAGTTCCCGGTGGACATTATACTGCTATTGCAGAAGTTTCTATAGATTACCTGCTTTCAACCATCAGGCTGGCTGTGGGGAATTTAAATCTTGATGTCTGGGTTATAGACAAACGAGGTGAAGTTGTTGTCGATACGGAGAAGATCTACACACCCGGAGTTGATAACCTCTTCGGTATCGATTTTGTTCAGCAGGCATCCCGGGAGAGTATTACGATTCTGGATGTCAGCTTCAAGGGTGTCAGATATAATATCGCCTCCTCCCTTTCAGATTCCCTGGGATGGATCTTTCTTGTCAGAATGCCTGCAGGTCTGGCTCATCCGGATATCTATTCCCGCATAACAGATATGTTTATTCTCATTATCATCCAGGGCCTTTTTATAGTGGTTATCACTCCTTTTGCCGCCAATCCTCTCTCTCGAAGTATGAAAGATCTTGCAGATTATGCTGCAGAACTCTCAAGTTTCAAGGTACAGGCTCCCTGGGTGTATCAGTCTGTCAGTGAGATCAATAGCCTGGCTGATAATCTGAAGTTTATGGCCGATGAAGTGCAGCAAAGGGAAACTTCTCTCAGGGATCTTAATCATGAATTGGAAGTTCGTGTCATACGAAGAACAAGAGAGCTGAGGGTTGCCAATAAAGATCTTAATATCAGCCTTAGAGATCTTAATATGATGAAAGACGAACTTGTGGAATCAGAAAAGCTTTCTGCTCTCGGTGCTCTGGTTGCCGGAGTCTCCCACGAACTGAATACTCCCCTGGGGAATGCTCTTATGGCAGTATCCACCATGAATGACAGGCATGAGGAGTTTAAGAAAATCAGGGAAGGAGAGCTGACTGTCAATGATCTTGAAGATTATAAGGAACATATTGGAACAGGTCTGGCTATCTCTCAAAGAAATCTGGAGAAAGCCGCAGAACTGGTCCGCAGTTTCAAACAGGTTGCCGTTGATCAGACCAGTTCTAAAAGAAGAAGCTTCTCCCTGGATGAAATGCTCTCAGAGCTCCTGCTGACTCTCCAGCCTCTGATTAAAAGAACACCCATAAAGATAGTCCGTAATTTTCAGATGGGTATTGATATGAACAGCTATCCAGGTATTTTGGGACAGATTATCACCAATCTCATTACTAATGCGGTTGAGCATGGATTTAACGGGAAATATAAGGGAGAGATTTTTCTTTTTTCTGAGCAGGAGAGTCCTGATGAAGTTCTCATCCGTGTTCAGGATAACGGCAGAGGAATGAGTGAAAGTGTCTGCAGGAAAATATTTGAACCATTTTATACCACCCGCCAGGGGCACGGCGGGACAGGACTCGGACTCAGCATAGCCTTTAACGGTGCCAGACAGGTTCTGGGCGGCTCACTAGAAGCCGAGTCCGAGCTCGGTAAAGGATCAACATTTACTCTCAGACTGCCGGTCAATGCACCTCAGCTGGTCGATGAGTAA
- a CDS encoding metallophosphoesterase: MKIAHITDLHLDERSILQDSCDIPEDLSTLLGKFNELSVDEIIITGDMGDPESVHRLFGILKERKLKYRYIMGNHDDFRDYDSFGDFPKREGGRAYSSSLKNGNLFLSLDSSMSSLDPCQCSWIQKHLEKGGFRRVFVIIHHPVLDCGNTEMDREYSLKNRDEISRILMKQKKEVFILCGHYHFVHDQKVCNLTQMVSPPMSIQTNRNGISSESDCRTSFRIIEISEGTILTQVFPGTNNPKQIT, from the coding sequence ATGAAAATTGCACATATAACAGATTTACATCTGGATGAACGTTCTATTCTTCAGGACAGCTGTGATATCCCTGAGGATCTGAGCACTCTTCTGGGGAAATTTAATGAATTGAGTGTTGATGAGATAATTATTACCGGAGATATGGGAGACCCAGAATCGGTACACAGGCTCTTCGGAATATTGAAAGAACGAAAACTGAAATATAGATATATTATGGGGAATCATGACGATTTTCGTGATTATGATTCTTTCGGGGATTTCCCGAAGAGAGAAGGAGGTCGCGCCTACAGTTCTTCTTTGAAGAATGGGAATCTGTTTCTATCTCTCGATTCCAGTATGAGCTCACTCGACCCTTGTCAATGTTCCTGGATACAGAAGCATCTGGAAAAGGGCGGATTCAGGCGGGTGTTTGTCATTATTCACCATCCTGTTCTGGACTGTGGTAATACTGAAATGGACAGAGAGTATTCTCTGAAAAACAGGGATGAAATCAGCCGAATCCTTATGAAGCAGAAGAAAGAAGTTTTCATTCTCTGCGGTCACTATCATTTTGTTCATGATCAGAAAGTATGCAATCTCACGCAGATGGTATCCCCGCCAATGTCTATTCAGACAAATAGAAACGGGATCTCCTCTGAGTCTGACTGTAGGACAAGTTTTCGTATCATTGAAATCAGTGAAGGTACTATTCTTACACAAGTTTTCCCTGGAACGAATAATCCTAAGCAGATTACCTGA
- a CDS encoding glycoside hydrolase family 38 C-terminal domain-containing protein: protein MLLRKVEERIEKYLVFLDDRKYKTIGYPAFMAVETEDTYRKVPDNLEWKSIDLPYQYGREWVTFWFKTIFQLPESAEGAQVFFEAHPHSDSLVFIDGEPVGALNMHHEKIRLTGSGEAGREYKIHIESYGGHKYPGCHPFEKEKIFLAIKDSIPEYPNTFSASRLCIKDEDAYTLFYDVNALYKLAMTLDETSLRRNRILRHLYENLMKIHLTAQDGQITDQIKEALKGIKPLLSCINGSTVPLIQAVGHAHIDHAWLWTKSETVRKAARTFSNMCRYLEEFPEFIFLQSQPCQLELIAEEYPSIYKRILEAFERGQWEPNGAMWVEADCNIPSGESLIRQFLIGKKSSRKLINYEGDTLWLPDVFGYSAALPQIMEKCEVDYFVTSKINWNDTTRFPYDTFLWKGIDGTGIKTTYLHVSYNGVVEPERLSKTWNAVQHKEIQDNVLMAVGEGDGGGGTHRSDLEMARRLSDLEGCPRVKWSKISDGLKAVFSNPEDLPIWQGELYLELHRGTYTSQGRLKRYNRKLEFALQELEALAVMTLYPGKNGVTGEYPGESLEEAWKILLTNQFHDIIPGSSIRKVNQEAEEEYRDLEKKLALLKEKILGFYIKERDSESEEPGFLICNTLSWERRSRVSLPIELKDGEQYALLNGKTIYPVQKDISLDGNPLYRSFPEAPALGGRHVFLKRIPEPPAVPFSLENRTLKTPFYLIELDTLGRISSIKDKNTYKEYVSPGSSLNTLFSAEDVPVRWDAWDIDEDYRLKLEQEERLLDWSVVSIGPCFIKIRSRFSIGHHSELFQDMILYSHQKRIDFETQVDWQESHRLLKASFPLNIHSSTVKCEIQYGHVTRNTTRNQPSDRAQFEICAHKWVSLEEGSYGAALLNDCKYGYDVNDNTINLTLLKSSKAPDPEADKGRHEFTYSFLPFNDGFSSESVIRPAYDLNQSLSLSKAAPGEDSDMEFSLIQGNNPSVIIENIKEAEDGDGIIVRIYEAMGAEQETVLTFAREILWVKETNMLERSGTPLSFTGKNLPLRFHRFEIKTLKLVLR, encoded by the coding sequence ATGCTTTTACGGAAAGTTGAAGAGAGAATAGAGAAATATCTTGTATTTCTTGACGATCGAAAATATAAAACTATCGGATATCCGGCATTTATGGCCGTTGAGACTGAAGATACATACAGGAAGGTTCCTGACAACCTGGAGTGGAAATCAATAGATCTTCCTTATCAATACGGCCGTGAGTGGGTGACATTCTGGTTCAAGACAATCTTTCAGCTTCCTGAATCGGCAGAAGGTGCCCAGGTCTTTTTTGAGGCGCATCCTCATTCAGACAGTCTGGTCTTCATTGATGGGGAGCCGGTGGGTGCACTGAATATGCATCATGAGAAGATTCGTCTTACCGGAAGTGGAGAGGCAGGACGGGAGTACAAAATCCATATCGAATCTTATGGTGGTCATAAATATCCGGGATGTCATCCCTTTGAGAAAGAGAAGATATTTCTGGCAATAAAGGATTCCATTCCGGAATATCCTAACACATTCTCGGCGTCCCGGCTTTGTATAAAGGATGAAGATGCTTATACACTCTTCTATGATGTAAACGCTTTATACAAGCTTGCAATGACTCTTGATGAGACCTCACTGCGAAGGAACAGGATACTCAGACATCTATATGAAAACCTCATGAAAATTCACTTAACGGCACAGGATGGGCAGATAACAGATCAAATCAAAGAAGCCTTGAAGGGGATAAAACCTCTGTTGTCTTGCATAAACGGATCGACAGTCCCCCTTATCCAGGCAGTCGGTCATGCTCATATTGATCACGCATGGCTTTGGACTAAATCGGAAACTGTTCGCAAAGCAGCCAGAACATTCTCCAATATGTGCCGATATCTGGAGGAGTTTCCGGAATTTATATTTTTGCAGTCTCAGCCTTGTCAGCTGGAACTGATTGCAGAAGAGTACCCGTCTATCTATAAAAGAATTCTGGAAGCATTTGAGCGGGGACAATGGGAACCCAACGGTGCGATGTGGGTTGAGGCAGACTGTAATATTCCAAGCGGAGAATCTCTTATCCGTCAGTTTCTAATAGGAAAAAAGAGTAGTAGAAAGCTTATCAATTATGAAGGGGATACTCTCTGGCTTCCGGATGTTTTCGGATATTCAGCCGCTCTTCCGCAAATTATGGAAAAATGCGAAGTCGATTATTTTGTGACCAGTAAGATAAACTGGAACGATACGACTCGCTTTCCTTACGACACATTTCTTTGGAAGGGAATTGATGGGACAGGGATTAAAACGACCTATCTTCATGTCAGCTATAACGGTGTTGTTGAACCCGAACGACTGAGTAAAACCTGGAATGCTGTACAGCATAAGGAGATACAGGACAATGTGCTTATGGCCGTTGGGGAAGGAGATGGCGGTGGAGGGACTCACAGATCCGACCTTGAGATGGCCCGGCGTCTCTCTGATCTTGAAGGTTGTCCCAGAGTAAAATGGTCAAAAATCAGTGACGGGCTGAAAGCAGTCTTCTCTAATCCCGAGGATCTCCCCATTTGGCAGGGAGAGCTGTATCTGGAGCTGCATCGGGGTACCTATACCAGTCAGGGGAGATTGAAGAGGTATAACCGGAAATTGGAATTTGCACTTCAGGAACTTGAAGCCCTGGCGGTGATGACTCTCTACCCCGGGAAGAACGGTGTTACAGGAGAGTACCCCGGAGAGTCTCTGGAAGAGGCATGGAAGATTCTCCTTACGAATCAGTTCCATGATATAATTCCCGGTTCTTCTATTCGGAAGGTCAACCAGGAGGCCGAGGAGGAGTATCGTGATTTAGAGAAAAAACTGGCCCTTCTAAAAGAGAAAATCCTGGGATTTTATATCAAAGAAAGGGATTCTGAATCAGAAGAGCCGGGATTTCTCATATGCAACACTCTTTCCTGGGAACGCCGCTCCAGAGTGTCTCTCCCTATTGAGCTTAAAGACGGAGAACAGTACGCCCTGTTGAATGGAAAAACGATTTATCCAGTTCAGAAAGATATCTCCCTGGATGGAAATCCCTTATACAGAAGTTTTCCTGAAGCCCCTGCATTAGGTGGACGGCATGTTTTTTTGAAAAGGATACCTGAGCCCCCCGCAGTACCGTTTTCCCTGGAAAACAGGACTCTTAAGACTCCCTTTTACTTAATAGAACTGGATACTCTGGGGCGGATAAGCAGCATAAAGGACAAGAATACTTATAAAGAATATGTGTCTCCTGGAAGCTCCCTTAATACCCTCTTCTCCGCCGAGGATGTTCCTGTACGCTGGGATGCCTGGGATATTGATGAAGATTATCGCCTTAAATTAGAGCAGGAGGAACGGCTCCTGGATTGGAGCGTTGTTTCAATCGGACCTTGTTTTATTAAAATTCGCAGCCGTTTCAGTATTGGACATCATTCGGAGCTATTCCAGGATATGATACTCTATAGTCATCAGAAAAGAATTGATTTTGAAACTCAGGTCGACTGGCAGGAGAGTCATAGGCTCCTTAAGGCTTCTTTTCCCCTCAATATTCACTCCAGTACGGTAAAATGTGAAATCCAGTATGGACATGTAACTCGAAATACCACCAGGAATCAGCCGTCAGATCGTGCTCAGTTTGAAATCTGTGCTCATAAATGGGTAAGCCTTGAAGAGGGTTCCTATGGAGCAGCACTCCTTAATGACTGTAAATATGGCTATGATGTAAACGATAATACTATCAATCTGACACTTTTGAAGTCTTCAAAGGCCCCTGACCCTGAAGCGGATAAAGGCCGCCATGAATTCACTTATTCGTTTCTTCCTTTCAATGATGGGTTTTCAAGCGAATCAGTAATTAGACCCGCATATGATCTGAATCAGTCTCTCTCTTTATCAAAGGCTGCCCCGGGAGAGGATTCGGATATGGAATTCTCCCTTATTCAGGGGAATAATCCTTCTGTTATTATTGAGAATATCAAGGAGGCCGAAGATGGGGATGGGATCATTGTAAGAATATATGAAGCTATGGGAGCAGAGCAGGAGACAGTATTAACTTTTGCCAGAGAGATTCTCTGGGTCAAAGAAACCAATATGCTTGAAAGGTCGGGAACTCCTCTCTCATTTACAGGGAAGAATCTTCCCCTCAGATTTCATCGATTTGAGATAAAAACCTTGAAACTGGTTCTCAGGTAA
- a CDS encoding ABC transporter permease subunit, with protein MSIKKKKPSALSFSALIAMALLWLSPFTWLVFTAFDPAATGAFALPDSLSLINFARIFEVDSLKWIVNSLIIGAGTATVVLVVTMLAAYPFSRLNFPGKDSILWGLVLIRIIPASAFILPLYLLSVKLGLLNHTGVILAGSLLNLPFGLLLMKNFYDSIPRTYEEAACIDGAGMWGTLIRIIFPACRSGAAVVWFQTFMTGWGTFMLPLIFLRKPTQWPMAVGLYSSFGLYGDVNYGFLSAFSILYALPPIIIYLRLRNNLSSGLAGAGIKG; from the coding sequence ATGTCGATTAAAAAAAAGAAACCCTCAGCGTTGAGTTTCAGTGCCCTGATAGCCATGGCTTTACTTTGGCTCAGTCCCTTTACATGGCTTGTGTTTACGGCTTTCGATCCCGCCGCAACAGGGGCTTTTGCTCTACCGGATTCGCTATCCCTCATTAACTTCGCAAGAATCTTTGAGGTTGACTCATTGAAATGGATTGTGAACAGTCTGATAATAGGTGCCGGCACTGCCACTGTAGTGCTTGTAGTTACCATGCTGGCTGCCTACCCATTTTCAAGGCTCAATTTCCCTGGGAAGGATTCCATCCTCTGGGGACTGGTTCTTATCAGAATTATTCCTGCCTCAGCATTTATACTGCCTCTCTATTTACTCTCTGTTAAATTGGGTCTTTTGAACCATACTGGTGTTATTCTGGCAGGTTCACTGCTCAACCTACCCTTCGGGCTCTTGTTGATGAAAAATTTCTATGACTCCATACCCCGGACCTATGAAGAGGCGGCCTGCATTGATGGAGCCGGTATGTGGGGAACTCTGATACGAATTATCTTTCCAGCCTGCCGCTCGGGTGCTGCTGTAGTCTGGTTCCAGACATTTATGACCGGCTGGGGGACGTTTATGCTCCCGCTGATCTTCTTACGCAAGCCTACTCAGTGGCCTATGGCAGTAGGGCTCTATAGCTCCTTTGGACTGTATGGTGATGTGAATTATGGTTTCCTTTCTGCATTTTCAATTTTATATGCTTTACCTCCCATAATCATTTATCTGCGCTTGCGGAACAATCTAAGTTCCGGACTTGCCGGTGCGGGAATTAAAGGATGA
- a CDS encoding carbohydrate ABC transporter permease, which translates to MIVGMSKRPMLWIMLPFIILISVLLVCVVWTVFTSFTDKALIGKAAIYPSFIGIKNYTRLLHHPSFLNSLKVSMIFSVFSGILGQSVIGLALAVSLKKKRKGRSFLEFSVLMGWLIPDIVAAFMWGAFASKSGFLNTVFLVPFGLNPINWLSSNPLMIIIIANIWKGTAWSYLLFSAALDTIPEELFEACIADGAGVWQKFTNVTFPLIFPKIIMNLLLITIWTFGYFPLVYGITGGGPGHATEILPILMYKEAFESFNIGYGSAISIVMALIVGSFSFIYFIALKRTEDVD; encoded by the coding sequence ATGATAGTAGGAATGTCGAAGCGGCCCATGCTGTGGATTATGCTTCCCTTTATTATTCTGATTTCAGTTCTTCTTGTCTGTGTTGTATGGACAGTATTCACAAGCTTTACAGACAAAGCCCTTATAGGTAAAGCGGCTATATATCCCAGTTTTATAGGGATAAAAAATTATACACGGTTGCTGCATCATCCCTCCTTTTTAAATTCTCTGAAGGTCAGCATGATCTTTTCAGTCTTTTCAGGCATTCTGGGGCAGTCGGTCATCGGGCTGGCTCTGGCAGTAAGTCTCAAAAAGAAGAGAAAAGGAAGATCCTTTCTTGAGTTTTCCGTTTTAATGGGATGGCTTATTCCTGATATTGTTGCTGCCTTCATGTGGGGCGCTTTTGCATCAAAATCGGGCTTTTTGAACACTGTTTTTTTAGTTCCCTTCGGGCTGAACCCCATCAATTGGCTATCATCCAATCCATTGATGATTATAATCATCGCCAACATATGGAAGGGAACAGCCTGGTCCTATCTGCTGTTTTCGGCGGCTCTTGATACTATTCCGGAAGAATTGTTTGAAGCCTGTATTGCAGATGGAGCCGGGGTCTGGCAAAAATTTACGAACGTGACCTTCCCGTTGATTTTTCCGAAAATCATTATGAATCTGCTGCTGATTACAATATGGACCTTCGGATACTTCCCCCTTGTTTATGGAATAACCGGTGGTGGTCCGGGACACGCAACTGAGATCCTCCCGATTCTCATGTACAAAGAGGCCTTCGAGTCTTTCAATATCGGCTATGGCAGTGCCATCAGTATTGTAATGGCCCTTATCGTAGGATCTTTCTCTTTTATCTACTTTATTGCACTTAAGAGGACAGAAGATGTCGATTAA
- a CDS encoding extracellular solute-binding protein: protein MRKSNLRMWVTTGCLVLLTMGNLYAAGNQEAGEGEKKISITYKDSWAGLIEPVLEQFKQETGVEIEAYVAPAGMNFDEKVALDFAGGTASDIMLVDGYRLPEFAEAQYLYNIDDYLAEWDDWNSYFESMQKMVSFDGAHYGIPVDTDVRMLYYNKEVFRAAGIPLPWQPSNWEEVMSTALTIKKAAPDVEYPFFLTVGSKAGEATTMQGFYMVLLGADTVDEDKNRLRDWNAGKWIGKSEALLDTFGFYQDVFVNDKLSLVDIYYSPDGSGERRRNMLQGNIGFYLGGSWDYAKMWKMVKDQYPTEKEFNDIIGWVAMPGSGKAGTPEVSCVSGGWAFAMNAKTENPDLAWSLLERILSTQNVGNWFSSIGKIATRKDVAALDIYKEDPYLAAITDLVAHTTTRDTYPGYSKVSAYIQSATEEIIDGKSPNEVMENYYNNLVLEFGKDQVITK from the coding sequence ATGAGAAAAAGCAATCTTAGAATGTGGGTTACTACTGGATGCCTTGTGTTATTGACCATGGGCAATCTCTATGCTGCCGGTAATCAGGAAGCCGGAGAGGGAGAAAAAAAAATCTCAATAACCTATAAAGACTCCTGGGCCGGCTTAATTGAACCGGTACTGGAACAATTCAAACAGGAAACGGGTGTAGAGATTGAAGCCTACGTGGCTCCGGCAGGAATGAATTTTGATGAAAAAGTAGCACTGGACTTTGCAGGTGGAACTGCCTCGGACATTATGCTGGTGGACGGCTATAGGTTGCCTGAGTTTGCAGAAGCCCAGTATCTATACAATATTGATGATTATCTTGCCGAGTGGGATGATTGGAACAGCTATTTTGAATCCATGCAGAAAATGGTTTCCTTTGATGGTGCCCATTATGGGATTCCTGTGGATACCGATGTTCGGATGTTATATTACAATAAAGAGGTATTCAGAGCGGCTGGTATCCCCCTCCCCTGGCAACCTTCAAACTGGGAAGAAGTCATGAGTACTGCCCTCACGATTAAAAAGGCTGCTCCCGATGTAGAGTATCCTTTCTTTCTTACTGTAGGAAGCAAAGCCGGTGAGGCCACAACTATGCAGGGATTCTATATGGTACTTCTCGGTGCCGATACGGTGGATGAAGATAAAAATCGTCTGCGTGATTGGAATGCCGGTAAATGGATTGGAAAGAGTGAAGCCCTCCTTGATACATTTGGATTTTACCAGGATGTTTTTGTAAACGATAAACTGAGTCTTGTTGATATTTACTACTCACCTGATGGAAGCGGTGAACGCAGGAGAAACATGCTTCAGGGGAATATCGGATTTTATCTTGGAGGTTCCTGGGATTATGCCAAGATGTGGAAGATGGTGAAAGATCAGTATCCCACAGAAAAAGAGTTCAACGATATTATCGGCTGGGTAGCTATGCCGGGCAGCGGAAAAGCCGGTACTCCAGAGGTTTCCTGTGTCTCAGGCGGATGGGCTTTTGCCATGAATGCCAAAACTGAGAATCCTGATTTGGCATGGTCTCTTCTTGAAAGAATCCTCAGTACTCAAAATGTAGGAAACTGGTTTTCTTCAATTGGAAAAATTGCAACACGTAAAGATGTTGCCGCCCTGGACATATATAAGGAAGATCCCTATCTTGCGGCTATCACAGATCTGGTGGCCCATACTACGACTCGAGACACCTATCCTGGATATTCCAAGGTCTCCGCCTATATTCAGTCTGCCACCGAAGAAATCATTGACGGGAAAAGTCCCAATGAGGTGATGGAAAACTACTACAATAATCTGGTACTTGAGTTCGGTAAAGATCAAGTCATAACAAAATAA
- a CDS encoding substrate-binding domain-containing protein, whose amino-acid sequence MNIEIDHDSKIPKHTQLFDQIGNMIKTNRWSEGFKLPSENQFQSELGVSRSTVRQALQAAMNEGLIEKIMGKGSFVCGRNEKDSNLLGIITSAFESPYHQQILLGTEEEARKRGFNIMFGNSHHDILEEQVLLEQFKDHGVKGILLWPAIQDIYDSKFLLKIRESGIPIVLLDRMISGGDFDSVMSDNFSGSYDATKFLIENASRDIYFVSRSILSITSISERFRGYQQAMRDYGYRPYDPVLVGEENRELSLNEFPLTEGSDEYCGIVDFLQSNPRKKAVIAMNDVMALNIMEVARSEGISIPGELSVFGFDNREIGASYCVPLTTVAQDAYQIGAEATRLLINRIFNSTSECVTVKVPVELIIRDSVHQNSVSKNR is encoded by the coding sequence ATGAATATTGAAATAGATCATGACAGTAAGATTCCTAAACATACTCAATTGTTTGATCAGATTGGAAACATGATCAAAACCAATCGATGGTCTGAGGGGTTCAAACTCCCCTCGGAGAATCAATTTCAAAGTGAGTTAGGCGTCAGCAGAAGTACTGTACGACAGGCACTCCAGGCCGCCATGAATGAAGGTCTCATTGAAAAAATAATGGGAAAGGGTAGCTTTGTCTGTGGAAGAAATGAGAAGGATTCAAATCTCCTTGGCATCATTACCTCCGCATTTGAGAGTCCCTATCATCAGCAGATCCTTCTCGGTACGGAGGAAGAGGCCCGAAAAAGAGGATTCAATATCATGTTCGGTAATTCTCATCATGATATTCTTGAGGAACAGGTTCTATTAGAGCAATTCAAAGACCATGGTGTGAAAGGGATTCTTCTATGGCCGGCTATACAGGATATATATGATTCTAAATTTCTGTTAAAGATCAGAGAGAGCGGCATTCCAATCGTTTTGCTTGATAGAATGATTTCCGGAGGTGATTTTGATTCGGTAATGAGTGATAACTTCTCAGGATCCTACGATGCGACAAAATTCCTGATAGAGAATGCCTCTCGGGACATCTATTTTGTCAGCAGATCCATATTGTCTATAACATCCATCTCGGAACGTTTCAGGGGGTATCAGCAGGCTATGCGTGACTACGGTTACCGCCCTTATGACCCCGTACTTGTAGGCGAGGAAAATCGTGAGCTCTCATTAAATGAATTTCCTCTTACTGAGGGATCTGATGAGTACTGTGGCATTGTTGATTTTCTTCAGTCAAATCCCAGAAAGAAAGCTGTCATTGCCATGAATGATGTAATGGCTCTCAACATCATGGAGGTCGCAAGATCGGAGGGAATATCTATACCGGGAGAACTGTCTGTATTCGGATTTGATAACAGAGAAATCGGTGCCTCCTATTGTGTACCTCTTACTACAGTGGCACAGGATGCTTATCAAATAGGTGCCGAGGCTACCCGTCTACTTATAAATCGGATATTTAACAGCACTTCAGAGTGTGTGACTGTAAAGGTTCCAGTAGAATTAATTATTCGCGATTCTGTTCATCAGAATTCAGTATCAAAAAACAGATAA
- a CDS encoding DUF3781 domain-containing protein: MQIVKSKILENLCYTELVYGRINKKLKSQLSKDQIENKIYQSILDTPVEDFHRKGKNYYIMSQNIKITINSNTFRVITVDPVQG, encoded by the coding sequence ATGCAAATAGTTAAATCTAAGATATTAGAGAATCTCTGTTATACAGAACTTGTATATGGACGAATAAATAAGAAGTTAAAATCTCAGTTATCAAAGGATCAGATTGAAAATAAAATTTACCAGTCTATACTTGATACACCCGTTGAAGATTTTCATAGGAAAGGAAAAAACTACTACATAATGAGTCAAAACATTAAAATAACAATAAATTCAAATACCTTCAGGGTTATTACAGTAGATCCTGTTCAAGGGTGA